GCCGCCGAGGGCTGCGACCAGGTGGTCTGGCTGGACGCGATCGAGCGCAAGTACGTCGAGGAGATGGGCGGGATGAACCTGTTCTTCATCCTCGGCACCGGAGACTCGGCGGAGATCGTCACCCCGGAACTGTCCGGCTCGCTCCTGCCCGGTGTGACCCGCGACAGCCTCCTGCAGCTGGCACGTCACCTCGGGTACCCCGTGACGGAGCGGAAGGTCTCGGTGGAGGAGTGGGAGGCCGGGGTGGCCTCCGGTGAGATCACCGAGGTGTTCGCGTGCGGCACCGCCGCCGTGATCACGCCCGTCGGCTCGGTCAAGCACGCCGAGGGCGGGTACACGGTCGGCGACGGCGGCCCCGGCGAGATCACCATGCGTCTGCGCGAGACCCTCACCGGGATCCAGCGCGGGTCCGTGGCCGACACATTCGGGTGGATGACCACGCTCGCCTGACCGGGCTCGCCGCCCACCGGGCCCGCGCCACGACGCGATTCCGCCCCGACGCGATCCCATCGCCAAGAGCGTTCCGCACACGTTTGCCGAGTAGGAAGTGTGCGGAGCGCTCTTCTGGTTGACGCGCGAGCCATGTGTTGACGCGCGAGCCGCAGGTCAGGCCAGGATGACGGCCGCGACGAGCGCAGCGGCCGCGCCCGCCTCGATCCCCGCCCCCAGGACGTCCCCGTTGACGCCACCGAGGCGGCGGACGGCGTGCCGCGCGAAGCCCGCCGCGGCCGCGTAGAAGGCCAGACCGATCGCCGCCCCGACCACAGGTGTCCACCATGTCCCCGCCGACAGTGTCGCCGTCCACCCGGACCCGGCCAGGCCCGCGCCCGCCGCAGCACTGATCAGTCCCACGGCCACCACGGCTGCCCGGGACTGCGACCCGGCGACCATCGCGCCGAAGCCAGTGGCGGACGCCGCCGGGACACCTCGGCGGAGCTGGACCACCGGCAGACAACGCGAGAGCACGAAGGCGGCGATCGGCGCGAGCCACGCGCCGGAGGCGACCAGGGCCCCCAGGGCCGCGACCTCGGCGAGCAGGACCAGGACCAGGACCGCAGCGCCCATCGGTCCCACCGATCCGGAGCGCATGATCTCCAGCGCCCGGTCGGGGCCGGCGTACGAACCCAGTCCGTCGGCGGTGTCGGCCAGCGCGTCCACGTGCATCCCGCGGGTCAGCGCCAGCACCGCCGCGATCCCCATCAGGCCGGAGATGACGGTCCCGGCCCCCAGTGCGTGCGCCCCGTGGGCGACGGCGGTGGCGACGACCCCGCAGACGAGTCCGACGACCGGCATCGCCGTCATCGCCCGTCCGGCCTCGGGCCGGCCCGGGACGCCCGGCCCACCCATGGGCAACACCGTCATCCAGGACAGTGACAGGCGGACCGCGGCGAACACCTGACGTCAGGCCTTGCCGCTGACCCCGGCGTCGGCGAAGGTCGCCATTTCCGTGAGGATCGCGATCGCGGCGTGGACGGTGGGCAGCGCGGCGACCGCGCCGCTTCCCTCTCCCAGACGCATGGAGTGCTCGAGGATCGGCTCGAGCGAGAGATAGGTGAGCGCCGCGGAGTGGGCGGGCTCGGCGCTCCGGTGACCGGCGACCCACCACTGGCGTGCCCCGGGCGCCAGTGATTCCGCGAGCAACGCCGCGGCCGTGACCACCGCGCCGTCGAGGATGCAGGGGGTCTTTCGGACCGCCGCCTGCGCGAGGAAGCCCGCCATCGCGGCGAGGTCGGCGCCCGCGACCCTCCGCAGCATCGCCACGGGGTCCCGGAGGTCGCCGGAGGCCCGGAACATCGCATCCCGGATCGCGGCGGTCTTGCGCATCCACCCGTCGTCGTCGACCCCGGTGCCGCGCCCGACCAGCTCGACCGGCTCCCGGCCGGTGACGAGACAGGTGATCACGGTCGCCGGGGTGGTGTTCCCGATCCCGAGGTCGCCCGCGATGAGCAGGTCCGCACCCGAGTCGACCTCCTCGTCGGCGATCCGGCGGCCGGCCGCGACCGCCGCCCGGACCTCGTCGGGGCTCAACG
This Dietzia psychralcaliphila DNA region includes the following protein-coding sequences:
- a CDS encoding adenosylcobinamide-GDP ribazoletransferase, with product MTVLPMGGPGVPGRPEAGRAMTAMPVVGLVCGVVATAVAHGAHALGAGTVISGLMGIAAVLALTRGMHVDALADTADGLGSYAGPDRALEIMRSGSVGPMGAAVLVLVLLAEVAALGALVASGAWLAPIAAFVLSRCLPVVQLRRGVPAASATGFGAMVAGSQSRAAVVAVGLISAAAGAGLAGSGWTATLSAGTWWTPVVGAAIGLAFYAAAAGFARHAVRRLGGVNGDVLGAGIEAGAAAALVAAVILA